One genomic region from Leptospira tipperaryensis encodes:
- a CDS encoding beta-galactosidase encodes MIFGADYYPEQWTQKDWEEDIRIMKEMGISSVRLAEFGWALMEPKEGKYDFSFFNKILNLIHKNGMTAILGTPTATFPPWLVKKFPDIIQERDGVKRTIGTRRQACFSSPDYRKASVKIVTAMAKHFGNHPAVIGWQIDNEIGHEGSDIDHSPVSLKAFRVWLKNKYKTIQNLNETWGNVFWGVLYNSFDEIPIPGVHVASNFHPSMIQDFYRFHSDTIIDFVKLQAQILRKFSVGRPLTTNLYPSPFLPIIDMAELASYLDYISWDNYPTWGEQEEPFPHPFIAAMQQYNRGLKNLPFTVMEQISGFQGHDLLGYLPAPGQTKLWMKHSIVHGSNAIYFFRYRTARFGQEQLCYGILDHDKEKTERYFELQKGIKEISEYADDFVEELFPAQVAVVHDIENARNWKHQPISSGLKYSPVPWAQLGYDVEMATWFSGMNVLNVNTHFRPASKIDFKDYKIIILPMYTMVTDSIFQKLERFVKEGGTLILGYRTGAKDLNGWMYDSQVPGPFSEMAGVKVRKFEAVGNQKVKFKFRFFPGTCSKICEILEPTTAEVWARYTDKKKFYKGQPIITANSYHKGRVIYIGASLEPLSFMLLYRRILREAKIPFTFYGPTVEKLNRTGRNQNYEIFINHSGKKNLAGLKILNPYEVRITPKKK; translated from the coding sequence ATGATATTCGGCGCAGACTACTACCCGGAACAATGGACTCAAAAAGATTGGGAAGAGGACATTCGGATCATGAAGGAGATGGGTATTTCTTCGGTTCGACTCGCCGAATTCGGTTGGGCGCTCATGGAGCCCAAAGAAGGAAAATACGACTTTTCCTTCTTTAACAAAATTCTAAATCTCATTCATAAGAATGGGATGACCGCGATTCTGGGAACTCCGACAGCCACTTTTCCTCCATGGTTAGTAAAGAAATTTCCAGACATAATTCAAGAACGAGACGGAGTCAAAAGAACAATAGGAACCAGAAGACAAGCCTGTTTCTCATCTCCCGATTACAGAAAAGCGTCGGTAAAAATTGTGACCGCAATGGCAAAACATTTTGGAAATCATCCCGCTGTGATTGGATGGCAAATCGACAACGAAATCGGCCACGAAGGTTCCGATATCGATCATTCGCCCGTTTCCTTAAAAGCATTTAGAGTTTGGTTAAAGAATAAATACAAGACGATTCAAAATCTAAACGAGACTTGGGGAAATGTTTTTTGGGGAGTCCTTTATAATTCCTTTGATGAAATTCCGATCCCAGGTGTGCACGTAGCGAGCAACTTTCATCCTTCGATGATCCAAGACTTCTATCGTTTTCATTCGGATACGATCATTGATTTTGTAAAACTCCAAGCTCAGATTTTAAGAAAATTCTCCGTTGGGAGACCTCTTACCACCAATCTTTATCCTTCTCCTTTTCTTCCGATCATCGATATGGCGGAACTCGCTTCTTACTTGGATTATATTTCTTGGGATAACTATCCTACTTGGGGAGAACAAGAAGAACCCTTCCCACATCCTTTTATAGCGGCGATGCAACAATACAATCGGGGTTTGAAGAATCTTCCTTTCACAGTAATGGAACAAATTTCCGGATTTCAAGGACATGATCTCTTGGGATATCTCCCGGCGCCCGGGCAAACCAAACTATGGATGAAACATTCCATCGTTCACGGATCCAATGCGATCTACTTTTTTCGTTATAGAACCGCACGTTTTGGTCAGGAACAACTTTGTTATGGAATCTTAGATCATGATAAAGAAAAGACCGAGCGCTATTTCGAACTGCAAAAAGGAATCAAAGAAATAAGCGAATATGCCGACGACTTTGTTGAGGAATTATTCCCGGCGCAAGTTGCAGTGGTTCACGACATCGAGAATGCGAGAAACTGGAAGCACCAACCGATTTCCAGCGGACTCAAATACTCACCGGTTCCTTGGGCACAACTTGGATATGACGTTGAAATGGCGACCTGGTTTTCAGGAATGAACGTTCTCAACGTAAACACTCACTTTCGTCCCGCTTCTAAAATCGATTTTAAAGATTATAAAATAATCATATTACCGATGTATACGATGGTAACCGATTCCATTTTTCAGAAACTCGAAAGATTTGTGAAAGAAGGAGGAACACTTATCTTAGGATATCGAACCGGGGCTAAAGATTTAAACGGCTGGATGTATGATTCTCAAGTGCCGGGACCGTTTTCGGAAATGGCCGGAGTGAAAGTTCGAAAGTTCGAAGCGGTTGGAAATCAAAAAGTAAAATTCAAATTCCGTTTTTTCCCAGGCACTTGTTCTAAGATATGCGAAATTTTAGAGCCGACTACCGCCGAGGTTTGGGCCCGGTACACCGATAAGAAAAAATTCTACAAGGGGCAGCCTATAATTACAGCAAATTCTTATCATAAAGGAAGAGTAATTTATATCGGAGCCTCTTTAGAACCTTTGAGTTTTATGCTTCTCTATCGTCGTATTTTAAGAGAAGCAAAGATTCCTTTTACGTTTTACGGACCGACCGTGGAAAAATTAAACCGAACTGGAAGAAATCAGAATTACGAAATCTTTATCAATCATTCCGGCAAAAAGAATTTAGCTGGTCTGAAAATTTTGAATCCGTATGAAGTTAGAATTACACCTAAAAAGAAATGA
- a CDS encoding urate hydroxylase PuuD gives MEGIALFTNQGLYFIFKWIHFLAGVAWIGLLWYINFVQGSFFAETDADTKKKATQQLVPRVLWWFRWGAMFTFLSGWTMIGISLYNGTTLSSGQWLAIILGGGLLGSLMWFNVWFVIWPAQKVVIAAAKGETAENPAPRAARGLLASRTNTLLSIPMLFLMGAARNLTVSVDVISSESHTFLGVILVLLALVETNALTATPESATFKPIKTVKGVITSGFVLTLIIYILLEVLL, from the coding sequence ATGGAAGGGATTGCTCTCTTTACAAATCAGGGTTTGTATTTCATCTTCAAGTGGATACATTTCCTCGCAGGCGTTGCCTGGATCGGCCTACTTTGGTACATTAACTTCGTACAAGGATCTTTCTTCGCTGAGACCGATGCGGATACAAAGAAAAAAGCAACTCAACAATTAGTTCCACGCGTACTCTGGTGGTTCCGTTGGGGCGCGATGTTTACATTCTTAAGCGGTTGGACGATGATCGGAATTTCCCTTTACAACGGAACTACTCTTTCTTCCGGCCAATGGCTCGCTATCATTCTTGGCGGCGGGCTTTTAGGTTCTCTTATGTGGTTTAACGTTTGGTTTGTAATCTGGCCTGCTCAAAAAGTTGTGATTGCGGCCGCGAAAGGTGAAACAGCAGAGAATCCAGCTCCGAGAGCCGCAAGAGGTCTTCTCGCTTCAAGAACCAATACGTTGTTATCCATTCCAATGTTGTTCCTGATGGGCGCCGCGAGAAACTTAACTGTTTCTGTCGACGTTATCAGTTCGGAATCGCATACGTTCTTGGGAGTGATTCTGGTTCTTCTTGCATTGGTTGAAACCAACGCGTTAACCGCAACACCGGAAAGCGCGACTTTCAAACCGATCAAAACCGTTAAGGGTGTAATTACTTCCGGGTTTGTTCTTACTCTGATTATTTACATTCTTCTTGAGGTTCTTCTCTAA
- a CDS encoding inositol monophosphatase family protein: MDQPLAPPIDFPLEEVKRRIKSVQSVSGIFIESALKLQKDLKAFAFSTEAEEKDQIHKADEMMGKFIVEYLRQNFPSDSILSEDNYKYEGNNSFRWVLDPIDGSMNFVRGIPLYCVSIGLEHRETPVAGVVFVPGLNTKYSAILSQGAFKNGLRIDVSNTESLARAMLVPSFPTNRKEILNEVISDITAFISCGRSMRRTGSFVLDSCWVAEGLLDGIWEKGVKLWDTAASSVILTEAGGKVTDFGGKRFLSGNSEVVVSNGRIHSQIVDIMRNVRDSIGRN, from the coding sequence ATGGACCAACCACTTGCCCCTCCCATTGATTTTCCTTTAGAGGAAGTCAAACGCAGGATCAAATCCGTTCAATCTGTCTCCGGAATTTTTATCGAATCCGCTCTGAAACTTCAGAAGGATTTAAAGGCTTTCGCTTTTTCTACCGAAGCCGAAGAGAAAGATCAAATTCATAAAGCCGATGAGATGATGGGAAAATTCATCGTTGAATATCTCAGACAAAATTTTCCCTCCGATTCGATTCTCTCGGAAGACAATTACAAATACGAGGGAAACAATTCTTTTCGTTGGGTTTTAGATCCGATCGACGGTTCTATGAATTTTGTTCGTGGAATTCCGCTCTATTGTGTCTCGATCGGATTAGAACACAGAGAAACCCCGGTCGCCGGCGTCGTTTTTGTTCCTGGACTAAACACGAAGTACTCTGCCATTCTTTCTCAAGGCGCTTTCAAAAACGGACTTAGAATCGACGTGTCCAATACCGAATCACTTGCGCGCGCGATGCTCGTTCCAAGCTTTCCCACAAATCGAAAAGAAATATTAAACGAAGTCATCTCGGACATCACCGCTTTTATTAGTTGCGGTCGATCTATGAGAAGAACCGGATCCTTTGTTCTCGACTCCTGCTGGGTCGCAGAAGGTTTGTTAGACGGTATTTGGGAAAAGGGTGTAAAACTCTGGGACACGGCCGCGAGCTCTGTCATTCTTACAGAAGCGGGTGGAAAAGTGACTGACTTCGGTGGAAAAAGATTCCTATCCGGAAATTCGGAAGTTGTAGTATCGAATGGAAGAATTCATTCTCAGATTGTGGATATCATGAGAAACGTTCGGGATTCCATCGGACGAAACTAA
- a CDS encoding Hsp33 family molecular chaperone HslO — MHNQDSLIYGILPDVHFRYSATEISYSVTAASNLHNLDDSNTELLARAMIGAFFLADQIKEDTKVSLQIQFNEDSPIHSVLAYSDRKGRMKAVLRARPEEDIEPGQLMEDYSGILKVFRWKDGACIYQSVVPYQNRSFEENFQNYLNSSEQITCFVTISIRKIGFHWDVRGILLQSLPEAKEEHIQKIESLSNELNENIDAFLGKDIYNCLNKIGEVTRSAVQILEEGQPEFRCDCSEDKIRELIQTLGKEEAMNILEEVGMIEVTCEFCTSVYRFEKERVNELF, encoded by the coding sequence ATGCACAACCAGGACTCATTGATATACGGAATTTTACCGGATGTTCACTTCCGATATTCCGCGACGGAAATTTCATATTCTGTCACCGCGGCTTCCAATTTACATAACTTAGACGATTCAAATACTGAACTTCTCGCGAGAGCTATGATCGGAGCTTTCTTCCTAGCGGATCAAATTAAGGAAGATACGAAGGTAAGCTTACAAATACAATTCAACGAAGATTCTCCCATTCACTCGGTTCTTGCTTACAGCGATCGTAAGGGAAGAATGAAGGCCGTCTTAAGAGCCAGACCGGAAGAAGACATCGAACCCGGTCAGCTTATGGAAGATTATTCCGGAATTCTGAAAGTTTTTCGTTGGAAGGACGGGGCCTGTATCTATCAATCGGTGGTTCCATATCAGAATCGAAGTTTCGAAGAGAATTTTCAAAATTATCTTAATAGCTCGGAACAGATCACTTGTTTTGTCACGATCTCTATTAGAAAGATAGGATTCCACTGGGATGTAAGAGGAATTCTGCTTCAATCTCTACCGGAAGCAAAAGAAGAACACATTCAAAAAATCGAAAGTCTCTCGAATGAGCTCAACGAGAATATAGACGCGTTTTTAGGAAAGGATATATACAATTGTTTGAATAAGATCGGAGAAGTGACGCGCTCTGCGGTTCAAATTTTAGAAGAAGGTCAACCCGAGTTCCGCTGCGATTGTTCGGAAGATAAAATCAGGGAATTGATTCAGACGCTTGGTAAAGAAGAAGCAATGAATATATTGGAAGAAGTCGGTATGATCGAAGTTACCTGCGAATTTTGTACTTCCGTTTATCGTTTTGAAAAAGAAAGGGTAAACGAATTATTTTGA
- a CDS encoding adenylate/guanylate cyclase domain-containing protein, whose product MVRLLKHFIIYLSFSFFLSCGYNPNEDVLDLTHAEWKVIQGNHLDPKLGKQNRSASGSQSIKKSKEKESASSAEWKEIRQFPIGFNSFFQIPDQSGFHDVTVKVEFLINAGSSYLKMPTAIYFPDLGENWELYLNGILIRNELFSETGDKADLNPRIRRSLKSLTLPIPFGVLREGKNTIELYIVGESNLTPYVQNDHFGFYHASGYRIASFEQIYESTSEYFEVFLYGIYFIFGIYHILFYVTRRQDLYYLYFGLFSFVSSIYFFASSNLIFQKFVNSNSNVDSSLFFRIEYSSLMLILPAFYFFIQDYFYPKQKMGILPIVFTSVLLSLFIVVWSSPLSWAHNALKACQILIIFFLFYILFFSIQTVRKKKHDSRKMLAGISACILFAVWDLLDSMFKIIGLHYPFFKIAYSLFIITIISILVSRYIQLYKDAQLLNKELSNQKDAFYRFVPADFIRILDKESPVSIAIGDSKEKSMTVLFSDIRDFTSFSESIKPSQTIAFLNSYLSEMEELVYQAAGFVDKYVGDAVLALFADYNDRVDKENFNSADNAVDSAIQMISAVKSGKIQKRFSIPSEWNLEIGIGINTGSLILGTVGSERRIDTTVVGDAVNLASRLQDLTSLYQSKILISHHTYLQLNRMSEAGIRMIDTVFVKGRNQPVDIYEVFEGDSEELREFKFKSKDMLSQGMSEYRAGKFSQASSIFKELYREEPRDNLSKIYLKRCKLYSIKPPELHWDGIFRYQTK is encoded by the coding sequence ATGGTCCGGCTTCTAAAGCACTTTATAATCTACTTATCTTTCTCATTCTTTCTTTCCTGCGGATACAACCCCAACGAGGACGTTTTAGACCTAACCCACGCGGAATGGAAAGTGATCCAGGGCAATCATCTGGATCCAAAATTGGGAAAACAAAATCGTTCGGCTTCCGGTTCGCAATCTATAAAAAAGAGTAAAGAGAAAGAATCGGCTTCTTCCGCCGAGTGGAAGGAAATACGTCAATTTCCGATCGGATTCAATTCATTTTTTCAAATTCCCGATCAATCCGGGTTTCACGACGTAACTGTCAAAGTCGAATTTTTGATCAATGCGGGATCTTCTTATTTAAAAATGCCGACCGCGATTTACTTTCCGGATTTAGGAGAGAATTGGGAACTCTATCTAAACGGAATTTTAATCCGAAATGAACTCTTCTCCGAAACTGGAGACAAAGCCGACCTCAATCCCCGGATCCGAAGATCGTTAAAATCGCTAACGTTGCCGATTCCTTTTGGAGTTTTGAGGGAAGGAAAGAATACCATAGAATTGTATATCGTCGGAGAATCGAATCTCACTCCTTATGTTCAGAACGATCATTTCGGTTTTTATCACGCGAGCGGGTATAGAATTGCATCCTTCGAACAAATATACGAATCAACTTCCGAATACTTTGAAGTTTTTCTCTATGGAATCTATTTTATATTCGGAATCTATCATATTCTTTTTTACGTCACTCGAAGACAGGATCTTTACTATCTCTACTTCGGTCTTTTTTCGTTCGTATCTTCGATTTACTTTTTTGCCTCGTCCAATCTGATCTTTCAAAAGTTTGTGAATTCGAATTCAAACGTCGACAGCTCTCTCTTTTTTAGAATCGAATATTCCTCCTTGATGTTGATTCTTCCCGCTTTTTATTTTTTTATTCAGGATTATTTCTATCCGAAACAAAAAATGGGAATTCTACCGATCGTCTTCACTTCCGTTTTACTTTCTTTATTTATTGTTGTTTGGTCTTCACCACTCTCATGGGCTCATAACGCACTGAAAGCCTGTCAGATCTTGATAATCTTTTTTCTATTTTATATTCTTTTCTTTTCGATCCAAACCGTAAGAAAGAAAAAGCACGACTCAAGGAAAATGTTGGCGGGGATATCGGCGTGTATCCTTTTTGCGGTTTGGGATCTTTTGGATTCTATGTTTAAGATCATAGGCCTGCACTATCCTTTCTTTAAGATTGCTTATTCGTTATTTATTATTACGATTATAAGCATTCTAGTTTCAAGATACATTCAGCTTTATAAAGACGCTCAACTTCTCAATAAGGAACTTTCTAATCAGAAGGATGCATTCTATCGTTTTGTTCCCGCAGATTTTATTCGTATTTTAGACAAGGAATCCCCTGTCTCGATCGCGATCGGCGATAGTAAAGAGAAATCCATGACTGTGTTATTTTCGGATATTCGGGACTTTACTTCGTTTTCGGAATCTATAAAACCGAGTCAAACGATCGCATTCTTAAATTCTTATCTTTCCGAGATGGAAGAGCTCGTGTATCAGGCCGCCGGTTTTGTGGACAAGTATGTGGGAGATGCCGTCTTAGCGTTGTTTGCCGACTATAACGATCGAGTCGATAAGGAGAATTTTAATTCCGCAGATAATGCGGTCGATTCTGCAATTCAGATGATCTCCGCAGTGAAATCCGGAAAAATCCAAAAACGATTCTCGATCCCTTCGGAATGGAATTTAGAAATCGGAATCGGAATCAACACCGGCTCTTTAATTTTAGGAACGGTAGGAAGCGAGAGAAGAATCGATACTACCGTCGTTGGCGACGCCGTCAATCTCGCTTCCAGACTTCAAGATCTCACTTCTCTTTATCAAAGTAAAATTTTGATCTCGCATCATACATACTTGCAATTAAATCGAATGAGCGAAGCCGGAATTCGAATGATCGACACGGTATTTGTAAAAGGAAGAAATCAACCGGTCGATATCTATGAAGTTTTCGAAGGTGATTCCGAAGAACTTCGTGAATTTAAATTCAAATCAAAAGATATGTTATCGCAGGGAATGTCAGAGTACAGAGCCGGAAAGTTTTCGCAAGCGTCGAGCATTTTCAAGGAGTTATATCGGGAAGAACCGAGAGATAATCTTTCCAAAATTTATTTGAAACGATGTAAGCTCTATTCAATAAAACCTCCCGAACTTCATTGGGACGGAATCTTTCGCTATCAGACAAAGTAA
- the fliG gene encoding flagellar motor switch protein FliG, producing MLNKKTNLTGRQKAAIFLIAVGSEVSSEIFKHLREDEIEQITFEIARLDKITPEDKEKVLVEFNELMMAQEFISNGGIDFARGLLEKALGNQKAIDIINRLTSSLQVRPFDFIRRTDPQHLLNFIQNEHPQTIALILSYLDPQKASNILSNLPHTIQAEVAKRIATMDRVSPDVLREVERVLERKLSTLASEDYTSAGGIDSVVEILNLVDRGTEKTIIEALEEEDPELAEEIKKRMFVFEDIVLLDDRAIQKVMREVDNSDLAKALKSVDTEVQEKIFKNMSKRAANLLREDMDFMGPIRIKDVEDAQQKIVNIIRKLEDAGEIVVARAGEDELVM from the coding sequence GTGCTCAATAAGAAGACCAACTTAACCGGAAGACAAAAGGCCGCAATTTTTCTAATCGCGGTCGGTAGCGAAGTGTCTTCGGAGATCTTTAAGCACCTCCGAGAGGACGAGATCGAGCAGATCACATTCGAGATCGCCCGTCTTGATAAGATCACTCCGGAAGATAAGGAAAAAGTTTTAGTAGAATTCAACGAGCTCATGATGGCTCAAGAATTTATCTCAAACGGCGGTATCGACTTTGCCCGCGGTCTTTTGGAAAAAGCTCTCGGAAACCAGAAAGCGATCGATATCATCAATCGTCTTACTTCTTCTTTGCAAGTAAGACCATTCGACTTTATTCGAAGAACGGATCCTCAGCACTTATTAAACTTTATTCAGAACGAACACCCTCAGACGATCGCATTGATTCTTTCGTATTTGGATCCGCAAAAAGCTTCGAACATTCTTTCCAACTTACCGCATACCATCCAAGCCGAAGTTGCAAAACGAATCGCAACGATGGACCGGGTGAGTCCGGACGTATTGAGAGAAGTGGAACGGGTTCTCGAAAGAAAACTTTCCACATTGGCTTCGGAAGACTATACTTCCGCCGGTGGTATCGATTCCGTTGTCGAGATTTTGAACTTGGTCGACCGGGGAACGGAAAAGACGATCATCGAAGCTTTGGAAGAAGAAGATCCAGAGCTCGCCGAAGAGATCAAAAAACGGATGTTCGTCTTCGAAGATATCGTCCTCTTGGATGACCGCGCGATTCAAAAAGTCATGCGAGAAGTGGATAACTCCGATCTCGCAAAAGCGTTGAAATCGGTTGATACAGAGGTTCAGGAAAAAATCTTTAAGAACATGTCTAAACGCGCCGCGAACCTATTGCGTGAGGACATGGATTTTATGGGTCCGATTCGAATCAAAGACGTGGAAGACGCTCAGCAAAAAATCGTAAACATCATTCGTAAATTGGAAGACGCAGGTGAAATCGTCGTGGCCCGTGCGGGTGAAGACGAATTGGTTATGTGA
- the tsaE gene encoding tRNA (adenosine(37)-N6)-threonylcarbamoyltransferase complex ATPase subunit type 1 TsaE yields MELEFQNLKLEELDKPAYFLASLIETSLKQNLFPVLLFSGSMGAGKTTFASKLVKKITPTANVNSPTYTLINQYPIPNREDYFYHFDLHRLKNPQDLEDLGFEEIWGKSGVSIIEWWPVAKEDIQELPFKIEVDFQIVSEEERKITFKSTDINSYPILKDLWEKMEGHPA; encoded by the coding sequence TTGGAACTCGAATTTCAGAATCTAAAACTGGAAGAATTAGACAAACCGGCTTATTTCCTTGCCTCCCTGATCGAAACATCTTTGAAACAAAATTTATTTCCGGTCTTATTGTTTTCCGGTTCCATGGGAGCCGGAAAGACCACGTTCGCATCTAAATTGGTAAAAAAAATCACTCCTACGGCAAACGTAAATTCCCCAACTTACACTTTGATCAATCAATACCCGATACCAAATCGAGAAGATTATTTTTATCACTTTGACCTTCATCGATTGAAAAACCCTCAGGATTTGGAAGATTTAGGTTTTGAAGAAATTTGGGGAAAAAGTGGAGTATCGATTATCGAATGGTGGCCTGTAGCAAAGGAAGATATCCAAGAATTACCGTTCAAGATCGAAGTGGATTTTCAAATCGTCTCCGAAGAGGAAAGAAAAATCACATTCAAAAGTACTGATATAAATTCTTATCCGATTCTAAAGGATCTCTGGGAAAAGATGGAAGGACATCCAGCATGA
- a CDS encoding c-type cytochrome, protein MRRTNVRGGIFRLLFFCAVLVSIFTNCKEENLTPEQKLLTQGKGLYVANCSACHNQNPAMDGAVGPAIKGSNFELLKARIVSGSYPPGYTPKRPSQLMTRLPLNDEQIRSLEAYLNAP, encoded by the coding sequence ATGAGAAGAACGAATGTTCGAGGCGGAATCTTCCGCCTCTTGTTTTTCTGTGCGGTTTTGGTATCGATTTTTACAAATTGTAAGGAAGAGAATCTGACTCCGGAACAAAAGCTGCTCACTCAGGGGAAAGGTTTGTATGTGGCGAATTGTTCGGCTTGTCACAATCAGAATCCCGCGATGGATGGAGCCGTTGGACCGGCGATCAAGGGTTCGAATTTTGAATTGTTGAAGGCAAGAATCGTTAGCGGTTCGTATCCACCTGGATATACCCCGAAACGTCCGAGCCAGTTGATGACTCGACTTCCGCTCAACGATGAGCAGATTCGAAGTCTCGAAGCCTATTTAAACGCTCCTTAA
- a CDS encoding LIC10025 family lipoprotein encodes MKSFESKESNHRIFICITIVFLTYNCVQKKTNQAAYWQEYLSFQKALSREFPSGGIRNALYGNLTSADETFLQEKEGILSIDFYLRKTNHGFQSVLTADKVPDNVPYKIHVDYVPSSFKDQKTYRMKRKTESILPAFSYLDFFSHVDQLQNFFRFSKDVSSKFTKISVAHQYLCSVSNCDIGRAENSSWLMYELDESTGVKFPEFYKKMFKLLNQVSYRITIFKSGDFLSGIELYNEKTKTFLKIPDTPPGYWLKPETLHIRVSLFIQAYGLKIDIRSLGYRLRFSSSKNYEKITGEFSKIPEKKISGRFLQIFPPGMVNWFIPGDIEEYFDNFFTLLVHGSDGNGGNRFESEAYRVGNKMKVILRSEAEIFRERFKLFQSSGDKDDTPAFFEVLEKILIDDLQKSPEGAASF; translated from the coding sequence ATGAAATCATTCGAAAGCAAAGAAAGTAACCATCGTATTTTTATCTGCATTACGATTGTATTCTTAACATACAACTGTGTGCAAAAAAAAACTAACCAAGCCGCCTATTGGCAGGAATATCTTTCGTTTCAAAAAGCTCTTTCCAGAGAATTTCCTTCCGGAGGAATTAGAAACGCGCTCTATGGAAATCTTACTTCCGCCGACGAAACTTTTCTTCAGGAGAAAGAAGGGATTCTTTCCATCGATTTTTATCTTCGCAAAACCAACCACGGGTTTCAGTCGGTTTTGACTGCCGACAAGGTTCCGGATAACGTACCTTATAAGATTCACGTCGACTATGTTCCTTCCTCTTTTAAGGATCAAAAAACATATCGAATGAAAAGAAAAACCGAATCGATTCTTCCCGCTTTTAGTTATCTTGATTTTTTTTCGCATGTGGATCAACTGCAGAATTTTTTTCGTTTCAGTAAGGACGTATCTTCTAAATTTACAAAAATCTCCGTAGCACATCAATATCTTTGTTCCGTTTCCAATTGCGACATAGGCCGAGCCGAAAATTCTTCTTGGCTTATGTACGAGCTGGATGAATCAACGGGTGTAAAATTTCCGGAGTTCTATAAGAAAATGTTTAAACTTTTAAATCAGGTTTCTTATAGAATAACGATTTTTAAGTCGGGAGATTTTTTGAGCGGAATCGAACTCTATAACGAAAAGACAAAAACATTCTTAAAAATTCCGGATACTCCGCCGGGATATTGGCTTAAACCTGAAACCTTGCACATTCGTGTTTCTTTATTCATTCAAGCCTACGGTTTAAAAATTGATATTAGAAGTTTAGGATATAGACTTCGTTTTTCTTCTTCTAAAAATTATGAAAAGATAACGGGAGAATTCTCAAAAATTCCCGAAAAAAAAATCAGCGGAAGGTTCTTACAAATTTTTCCACCCGGAATGGTGAACTGGTTTATTCCGGGCGATATCGAAGAATACTTTGATAATTTTTTCACACTTCTTGTTCATGGTTCGGATGGAAACGGAGGAAACCGATTTGAGTCCGAAGCGTATCGAGTCGGAAATAAAATGAAAGTGATTCTCCGCTCGGAAGCGGAAATTTTTCGAGAACGTTTTAAACTCTTTCAATCGAGCGGTGATAAAGACGACACACCCGCCTTTTTTGAAGTTTTAGAAAAAATTCTAATCGATGATCTTCAAAAATCACCGGAAGGCGCCGCATCCTTTTAG
- a CDS encoding LIC_10030 family protein yields MELNQVEELNRILASVSGTNRPHEIFVDNLHTPFLQFEDSYILPSTSVYGVEFSAAKEFLLQAEQLIPELIAGCQVLPEAKPKKNSNQLFLVKPLPSTDESDDKKFIFVVSFHLSYLGGAPAPMFVKQPAQGKTASVRTYKIYFLARILPLESLEIKNGQIVDFVTRQYKETEFMVDVDTVPAFNKIQHTYSELFDDVDYSKQISLIHSILNITKDVWQPGKVFEPIDVEFQSISSRFLEGSQERIFSQFVDIRHLIDLLLSPESMTIDSVIQEPLHNWLRSFGTERDVTPSGNMLWKILKRK; encoded by the coding sequence TTGGAGTTAAATCAAGTCGAAGAATTGAACCGTATTCTTGCTTCCGTTTCGGGCACGAATCGTCCTCACGAAATCTTCGTAGACAACTTACATACTCCATTCTTGCAATTCGAGGACAGTTATATTCTTCCATCCACTTCCGTTTACGGGGTGGAATTTTCTGCGGCTAAAGAATTTCTGCTGCAAGCGGAACAACTGATTCCCGAATTGATCGCCGGTTGTCAGGTTCTTCCGGAAGCAAAGCCCAAGAAGAATTCAAATCAATTGTTCTTAGTGAAGCCGCTTCCTTCCACGGACGAAAGCGATGACAAAAAATTTATCTTTGTTGTTAGCTTTCATCTTTCCTATCTTGGAGGCGCACCCGCTCCGATGTTTGTGAAACAACCGGCTCAGGGAAAAACGGCTTCCGTTCGAACATATAAAATTTATTTTTTAGCGAGAATTCTTCCTTTAGAAAGTTTGGAAATCAAAAACGGGCAGATCGTCGATTTCGTTACCCGTCAGTATAAAGAGACAGAATTCATGGTCGATGTGGATACCGTTCCCGCTTTTAATAAGATTCAACACACGTATTCCGAACTCTTTGACGACGTCGACTATTCAAAACAGATCTCATTGATTCATTCTATTCTGAACATAACAAAGGATGTCTGGCAACCGGGAAAGGTCTTTGAACCGATTGACGTCGAATTTCAGTCCATCAGCTCTCGATTTTTGGAAGGTTCTCAAGAAAGAATTTTTAGTCAATTTGTAGACATACGGCATTTGATTGATCTTTTATTGTCGCCGGAAAGCATGACTATAGATTCAGTAATACAGGAACCTTTGCATAACTGGCTTCGTTCTTTCGGAACGGAAAGGGACGTAACTCCCTCGGGTAATATGCTTTGGAAAATCCTAAAACGAAAGTAA